TCAGCCATTTAACAAATTATGTAGaagactttttattttcttttattattgaCTGCTCACCCCCTATCATGGTATCTttctttttaacaaattttcaaAGCTTCATTTAGTGACAATAGAGCCACTAGATCACCTAGTTCGTTGTGCGGTTGATTTATACATATTTTTACGTATTAttaatatacatttattttattttgttttttgaaaatttagaaCATATGCTTTTCTCAAATTATTCTAATgtaaaaattattaatttttgtaAATAATTCATGGATTTCATTTACATGTAATTGCctttacaaaaaaagaagaagttgcaATTACAATCTTAATGCGTTATAACTTAACAAAGGCATGCATTAGTTTATAGGCATGAATGTATGTAAATCTCTTCCTCCCTACCACTCTTTTTATAATGCTCAAGATTTATGTATGCTTGAACAAATGTCCCACAAATTTATGCAAAACTAACTCTTCTTCCAATTAATTGAGAACATTTAAAGGAGTCTTAACTATAAATTACCAAACAATTGTTAGTCATTGGATTTTTAGGTAACTAATGTCTTCATAATGcttcaagaaaaataatatatatatatatatatatatatatactaccaGTGTTTGCTTACTTGGGACCTATATATATTCAACTTGACATGTAGACTACATAAATTCTGATAATCAGACTCTAGGTGTAAAAAATGTCTTCCAAACATTTGTATTTTAGATTTGACATTTTTGTTTTGGGGCATGAAGGGTAGGATATGCTTAGACACATTTaagaattttaattattttttgaaagtaagagaaaaataataaaaaattcaaatgtatTTAGGCGTTTCCTACACTTCATGTTTAGAGACACCGTTCCCTTTCTCTACTTTGTGGTACAatagtatcttaaatttaagtttGTTTACATCTTGTAGCTGATAGGAGAAATCCATAACTTTTGTTTAAAAAAGGCCCCGAAAATGCCTGAaggttcttttcttttattacagAATTCCACAGGAAATCTGAAATCATACAAAAGGTCTAGGAATGATTTGGGCCTTTTTCAGCTATTTAACAAATTATGTCCaagactttctattttattttattattaacttCTCATTGCCTTTCATAAATCTTTTTATCAAATTTTCTGATCTTCATTTGGTGACCATAGAGCCCCCAGATCACCTAGTTCGTTGTGTGGTCGATGTATATTTTTCTGTATTATTAACATatgtttaaaaattttcacaaaaaaaatatattttataaaattgatatttttcttGAAAATCTAGAACATGTTCTTTTCTCAACTTATTCTATTGtgaaaattattaatttttcttttaaagaattCATGAATTTTATTTAGCATGTAATTACACTCCTAATGCGTCATAACTTAACAAAGGCATGCATTAGTTTATAGGCACAAGTATTACATAAATGGGAACATGAGTATATGTGAAAATCTctcttccctccctccctccctcccaccCACCTTTCTGTTTTTAATGCTTGTTCATGTATTCTTGGACACACTTTCCACAAATTTATACTAAATCTCCGTGATATAATCTATAAGCTCTTTTTATAGGGTAAATCATTGGTCAAGTTATTTTGAAGGAATTAGTACAAGTAAAATTTATTGTATAGACTTGTCCATCCTTTAGATGAaattatcaataaaataaatttttttattttcccataaAAGATATGAATAATTTAGTACATGTGTGAGGAATTAAGAACATACATGTGTCTATACATATACCTAGTTTATACAGAAAATCGCATCCGTGCATGCGAGTATCTCATAATCCACATTGTGATCTGTTATGtactaagaaaataatttaattaagaaaaaaataatggtgaAGCAAAACAAAAACCATTGGATTTATCAATAATTTGCTGGcgaaataaaataatatgagAAGGGCACAAGTATTGAAAACAAAGTTGAAACAAGGGAACCTTGGATATCATGCATTCGTCACAATAAAAGAAAGCACTTGAAATCTTTTGATGGAAAAGGAGGCTTTATgtgaagatacacctcaatagtCTATTGATTTCCTTCACTATGTTAGAAAAGAAGTGATTCGTGTAGCTCTTGTTGCCATGGAATGATGAGCTTCAAGTGAGAAGGAAGCAATTTTAAGAAAAGATAAAAGCCCATTAAATATTTCAAGGAAGACCATCCTTTTAATATTGATGATCAGACTTTTTTGATTATTTAACTACACATAAGTCTTCTTCAAGCTATATTTTTATTACAACCAGTATCTCCGACCAATAAGATACCCTTTCTTTATGAGATTAGGCCATTCCTcttaagatctctctctctctctctctctctctctcacacacacacacactcttgCAGACCCACATGCCTTAAGTAATAAAGAAGTAGTAATTATTCATCACCAGAGGTTAGATGGAAACTCAAACTCATTATCAGTTTCCAGGAAGATGGGTTGATGAGTCATTCTCATGGTTCTTGTCTTGTGTATAATAATTAATGCATAGGCTTTGATATCCTGAGATATATTTCATTAAGACTAATCTTTCATTGGGTTTGATTAAACACAGATAGATATATTATACAAATAAGCATAGGATACACGTTTAGAAGTTTAAAAATGGAGGTTAAGCTTCCAATAACTGGACTGTCTGTTAAAAATTTGACAAATCATATCCAAGGTAGATCATAAGAGCATCAGGGATGTTGGTTCTATGAGTGGTGGACGAAGGCCACCAATAGCATTAATGGTTCCTATTTCCTAGTCATGGCCTTATTGGTGGATCCTCTTTAAGGATTTCTTTTTAAGCCTCCATATATTTATATACCCTAGctaaagaagaaggatggtttGAATTCTGTAGGACCCCCACATTTACTGGCCAGCGGTTCTACTTCTTCTTTGTAGTTTTTAAGGTCCCTTCCAGTTGTATCGGCACCCATAATCCTCATTATTGAATCCATATCCATATAGGCTTATTGGTGATCATACTAACAGAAATGTTGTTAAAATGGGGGATACAAGGAACCAGAAAAGGTCCCCCTCCCCAACGAAAACCAACCTCTCCACTAACTTTTAATGTAAAAGGCATGCCTGGAACCATGGGTTTTGTTCTTATGTTAGGACTATATGGGGTTGCAGGGCCTAGCTATCCACAATGATATTTCCAAAATAAAGTCTCCTATTCAAAATATGGTGCCCTAACTAGTAATGATCAGTACctaacccttttcttttttttttggcacaaaAACCCATATAAAGGGGAACTTTTATTGAACTACATTGGacttgtaaaaaaaataaaaaaaaggggccAAAACTGATATACAAGGTTCATAAGCTTCTCAAGAAAAGAGGACTTCTAAGGTTAACTCATTGCACATTAAGTATATATTAGGCAACAACATTCAAAGATATGTTGATATGAACAAAAACAAGTTTGGAGGAGATGAACATCCAATACAATTGTGGAGATCTCAGATGGTGGCCTGCACTAATCTTCAGTAAGATATCTAATCAAACCAGGCAGTCAGAATGGGAAATAAGCATTGTAATTCAAGAAAGAACAATGAGCAGCAGCTCCTAAATTGACTGTAAATGGACTTCtatagaaattggaaaatatggATTTCCTAGTATCTATGACCTACAATATGGTATGAAGAAATATGACTCTCTCAGCCCttcaaggggggggggagagaaaattTCTAATATTCAAACACACAGACTGACTAGAACATCTACAATATCTAAAAAAACAGTTGTATTGGGTGACCATGACCACCCAATCTATCTTGTCTTGCATATCATTGAAGGGAATGATTATTTGAGCAtcaaacttcttcttctttttatgcCAAGGATATGAAGTATTAGAATATCGGAGGCATGAAAATAACCATTCTCATCATCTAATCTATAATAAAAAGCCTAGATTTCCTCAATTTACATCATTTAATTTAAACCACATATATCTAGTGATTGCATCTAATAATTAGTTAATTAAGGAATTAACTAGatttcttctcctctcccctATTGGGGTTGGATGTTCTTAATTTGCGCTTGTTGAATATATGCTAaatcattgaaaaaataaaaactagataAACAATGGTGCTTTCCAATAAACTCTAATAtaagggggaaaagaaaaatgatgaaatGGGTACTTAGGAGCAATCTTCCTTTCAGAATCTTGGGGATTCTATTGCTTTATAATCCCAAAATTTGGGATTCTATTGCTTTATAATCTAATGTAGAATTGATTGAATAAGAAGTAGTATACATGGgcagataattaaaaaaatcaaagattgattattttttagtttatagGTGGATAGGTGTGAGACTATGAGGTGGTGGGTGTAAAGCTCTCCACATGATCAGAGTGtagaagcttttttttttattttgaaactttatatAGAATTTGTATAAGGTCTAAAACTATAGCGTTTTCCAAGGGATTGCAAAAAATCGTGTGGAGTAATGCATCAATGTTTTGCATGTGCCCTCAAATCTACACTGGATATTCTTTACACATCTTCACTTacttttgtctttatttttattagtcATCAAATCAGACCTTACCAACAAAATAATCtaccttattttctctctctctctctctaaaaactATTAATTAGTAATCCTCCTTTGGGCAAAGTTTTTCTATTCTGGTGACTGAATAATGGGACCATCCAGATGTGACCCCCTTGCTCTCCCTCATTGATTGTGATCGCAATGTACCATTATGAGCGAGAGTCTATTCACTGTGGTCTTAGGAAAACTCGTTCCTCCTCTTTCCATTCTAGTAGTTTTAGAATGTGTTATCTTCAGTCCTCATCATGAATCAtggtttgaagaatcagaatttGATCTCCAAtccaaattgaattgaattgggTTGGAATTGATCGATCTTAATTCTGACTTGACTGATTCATAttgaatttctagggtttaagCTAATTTCGATCAATTCctattgaatcaaaatcaaaatcacaaTCAATAGAGGCCGATTCTATTGCTGATTCCATTTTGTGGAACCTTGGCCCTCACTTGTATGATCAATGGGTTCATGGATCTCATAAATTTTCAAGCTTGGCTTGTAGACTCGAACCATAGCCCACTACATCTAACCCTAATCGATTCATTTACTATAAAGGCTGCGTATGTTTGCCGATTTATTATGCTGGAGAATATGTGGCAATGGGGTTTCAAAATATGATGCAGTATGGAAATTTAATTTGCACAACCTAATTAGGATATTTAATTAAGGGGGAAAAAGCTTAAAAAGCAGTGTAGCTCCAACAACTAGACATAGAAAAGGTGTGCACTCACAAAAGGGGGCAAAATGATCTTCTCATCCCTCATGAAAAGAAGAAATCTCATTCCTATTGATGCTTTTGTGTGTGCTCCCATTAGCCTTTGCATTGGCACAATGGCCATTTTGCCTCTCAGGGAACCCTCTCCTTTTGATTAGTAAGGGAAAGAGTTTGCTACCTGGGCTTGTAACCCCTGTACCAACACAAGGGCCAACAAGGGGATGTACAAgggattgggatcctctccaacgacCCTCCGATTCTCCCTCCAAATGTGAGAGGTTGGAGATTCAATGGATGAAGAGTCATTGGAGAGAATCCAAATCCATGCACAGAGTGATGCAATAGGAGGGGCGGGGTGGATATTTTATCCCCTTGCGTGTGGGTGCAGGAGAACGCGACCGGATAtcattctttttctcatttaataatTGTCAAAggtgaaagttttccttcacccatccACAAACCATTCTTCCGTCAATACATTCCTCATCTATGCGTTACATTTATTTAGCTAATTCATGGTCACATCATCAGAAGTCTtgggccaaaacacataaaccTGAAGTGTGTTATTTAGGtttttgatcagttgcaaggataTATGCTCTTACCAATGATGCAATTCATCTTTCAAGGATCACCTCCTAAGAAATATAATATAGATTATATTAAAATCTACTAATGTCGCACTGATGTGTCACCTTGATTCTGCTACTTGTTATGAACTCTATACTTGTTATATTCTCTATACTGCTAGAAGAAAACAtaccatgaagaagaagaaggagaagaagaggaagaaaaaacaatGGACCACTCTCCATCCCAAACTATCAAAAATCTATAAAAAAGGAatagagaaggaaggagaaacaATTGTCCATGGAAGGTAGTGATAAATTAAATTAGTGACAGCGATTTCAGAGATGACTACCCGTTTCACGCACGAACGGcaaataaaggagagagagagagagagagagagagagagagagagagagagagattgatttgcTATTCAAGAGTTTCAATATTCTGAATGCTTCaatttataatattttcattattattattatttttagagTAGTACCGATGAGAACGAGCGCATATTTTAAATCCAAAAAGCGAAGAATGGAGGTTTGCAAAGtttgacctaggagagaaaccAATTACTAATTTGACTATATCTAGAATGTAGTTGTAGAACAACACTTGGATCTTCTTCATTGGTtcatctttttcatttatgtttGAGTCTACCGACTCTAAACTAACCTTCATAAGTAGCTTATATAAATAAATGACTtcattaataatatatattcaatcttaattaatattaacaaaattttttcttttttccttatgggttggggttggttttttttttgttggtgggGGGTGAGGGTGCGTGTGGTGGGACTTATAGTTAATTAAGCAGTCAAAAAATTGACTACTTAGTCTACTGTTTAAAAATGCATCTAAAATATTTGTTGCAAAGTTCCCTATGCTATTGGAGAAGCTAATAGTGTTAAGGAAaaatgtcttgtatttcgttgTTAAGGATCTTGAAAGAATTCAATCCCACAAATTAGCTTAATAAGGTGAGGCAATCGAAGTTCTTTATATGAATGACGTGGGATTGTAACATACTATCATACTTCACCTACGTCCACAGCGGCCCACTATTGATCAATTAGCTCTTTTAAGTGGTTCCACTTTGCTCTAGGGTGCCTGCCTAATGGCAGGATAACCCTTTTCTTGGGTTCTTTAATCTAGCACCAAGCTGTCCCTCTGAGTGAGGATTAGGACTGAGGATCGACTCCTCTAATACTAGTTTACGGTCCTTAGAAGAACTCAACCCAATCCTATAAATCGGTTTACAAAGTGAGAGAACCCAAGACCATGAAAACCCACATTATTTTGAAATAGATGTGGGATTAGTCCCCTATATGACTAATATGGAATGTAACATCCCATCACATGGATTCGTGGGTTGATTTCGAAAGGCCATAGGGCCCGAGGTCTCGTGGAATCGGTGCACTTTGCGTGCTATCTTGGTTGCTAGGGCCTCAACGAAATGGTAAAGATTTTGCTcgaagaaatttttttaggtttaactAATTTGGGGTATTTTTTATACAGTGTACTTATATAATCTTGGTATGAATTGTAACGAATTcattctttgtaatttttttttttttttttggatagaacaTTCTCTGTAATCTGAGAGAGGCGGGAGGGCAAGCGGCTGTAACCTTGtttttcattgatagtgaagtagacAATCTTACCGAACTACACATATCCTTGCAATGTGTTATTGATTATTTGTGAATTTTCATTCCATTTTACATCATTTTAGGTTTTCATTCCTACAAATAGAACAAAATATCTTAACTACATTAGTTGAACCAGTGAGTCTCCTTCCTACCCATAACTCATTTTGACCTTATTGAAGAGCTGAAGACGAATTTTTCTTAGGTACTTCATGTCTGGTTTTGCTACATATGTATCCAGACAGCCTTGTATTCTACAATAAAAACGAGAAATTAATGTGGGTTATTTGAAGAACTAGGAGTAAaagtagttaaaaaaaaaaaaaaaaatctagaatctGTATCAAACTTTTTTTATGGATCCATCCAATTGTTTATCAATCACAAGATATAAATGAGGCACAAGAATCGATGTTATCCAAGGATCAATCCATATTGACACACGTATACAAAGGCattatatcactactctttccTTTCCCtcgtttttttatttgatatacTACTAACAGCCCATCACTATGCATTAGTCTATTTAACTCTCTATGAGCCCCATAATCGTGATTCACGAGTTACAATGAAATTTAAAAGTAGTTCAGACAGCACATCTACACAAACGTGGGTCAACATGGTCTTAGGCGCTTAATTTACCCATTAAATTGACAACCAAAACccactatctttttttttttttggtaaaacaacCAAACCCATTTACAAGCTACAAATTACAGCCCAAGTACGgtatgaaatttcttttttcttttattttctctctttcttttttattttttattttttttatttttattattgttttaaaAAGTTTAAGGTGGGAGGAGGGGGCGGtgaaggggggagagagaaaaatttgTTTTATATAGATGGATGGATATAGATTTGTGAGTAatagttttcttctcttgggTCTCTTATGGTTTGGAGCAGTTAATGATAAGTTCTTGTAATTGGCTGAAGGGGGTTCACATGTTTGTTTAAGAAATAAAGACCACATAAACCATGACCCACTAATCATGCCTGAAACAGCTCAATTTGATTTGGTGCATGGCAACTAATTAGATGGTatctaaaatatatatttgtcaTTTTCTCACCAATTTTTCCCTTTCAACACACAATCTTACCTTAGTTTTATGAAAATATtttccatcaatcctcttttaaaaattagattttaaaGCCGAAAAGTGTGCATTAAGACTACTACTTTATATCTtaataagattttcttttgtgaAATTTTAGGAGTTCATATGGTTTAATTGGATATTTAGAAGGGTTTCCATTAGTACTCCGAGAAAAGACAATCCCTAAGAACTTGCTGAGGAAATTTCTTGAAGTTATAAATCCGGATGTGATATGGTCTCCtatcttaattttcttctctaatatttttaatatagctttctatatatatatgatttaaaataaaGAAGCTACGGAAGAGAAAATTTGATGAGTTGGGTTGACCATATGGAATGCAGTTATATGGAGTTACAAATCTTCACTGGGTCCTACCCATTGATCAATTGAAGCAAGAAAACAAGTGGGCTCCTACATGTCTGCCACATGGATTGGTAGTCTCATGCTTAGACCATCCTAATGTTTTAGTTGAGAAGTAGCTTAGGTGTTCTTATGGGCTCCcctatttttttaatggaaagaCAGCTTAGTGTTTCATTTCTTAGTACTTAATGAAACGACAATTACTTTCATATTGAAGGCCCAAATCTCACAAATATGAAACAATCATAGAGAGATGGCAAAActgaagaaatagaaaattcatATCTTATATACTTTATAAAACTTCTCatattgaacaaaaaaaaaaaaaaaaaaaaaaagggagaataaAATCTAACTATTTGCCCATAAATCTTCAAAATCTGATCCAGCTATGCAGTAATTACTTTGCGTGGGCAAACAGCTTAAAAGGGGCATTTGAGATCTCTCATTTGCACTGACGAACAGGTTACAGAAAGGAGGGGATCACGAAGTTGCTTTCGGTGCAAATTTCATCAGTTAGAAGAGATGGGGAGCAGTTATTTTGGAGAGCCAAGCATGGGAAATGGAAGAGCTGGTGGGTCttcaaggaaaggaaagaagaccAATTCAGACAAGCCAAAGCAACCACAGAGGGGACTTGGAGTAGCTCAGTTAGAGAAGATCAGATTACACAATCAAATGAGTTGCAGCTATCTTCCTTCCATTCACAACCCCTACCAAACCAATCTCAACCAGGTCTCTtgattttctactattttaatTTCCCCCATGCTTTGATCAAGATTTCTTGTTTCAGTATTTCATGgttttttcctctttatctTACATACAGGAAGAGGAAGTGAGGTTGGGAAGTACATATTCTTCagtaccatcatcatcatctttttcttattcttcatcATCAGCACCTTATGGCTTTCACCCAAATATCATGGTATGTCTGGATTTGATTCCACTCTCATTTCATCTCATCTTCAGTACCATCTTTTTTATTCCTCTCTCAT
The window above is part of the Macadamia integrifolia cultivar HAES 741 unplaced genomic scaffold, SCU_Mint_v3 scaffold2526, whole genome shotgun sequence genome. Proteins encoded here:
- the LOC122066685 gene encoding protein SPEAR1-like, producing the protein MGSSYFGEPSMGNGRAGGSSRKGKKTNSDKPKQPQRGLGVAQLEKIRLHNQMSCSYLPSIHNPYQTNLNQEEEVRLGSTYSSVPSSSSFSYSSSSAPYGFHPNIMMGMGEMEAADFRYGDSQSSITARWNNNSGISGTQYSMHPTETRHLLSLNVVEDSVQKKRIRKEWCDSMGSSSQNSDSSDVGELDLELKL